A region from the Aquimarina sp. ERC-38 genome encodes:
- a CDS encoding SAM-dependent methyltransferase, with amino-acid sequence MIKLFKFKDAKEYYESLGDDLVKGRNEKFQNKEKPLWFNVGYWKDSESFEDACKNYADNLFDFGDLKDDCDILDVGYGFGVQDIHWAKKHNIKSIKGVNISPTQVRVARELVEESGLSDVIDLREGDAVSLDFEDKSFDAVIALDCAYHFTTRKDFLKEASRVLKPGGKLVFTDMMPIKEKNSRFGNYLLKLNAIPKENFYPKEHLISFAKSIGFDDAKFEDISQWVFQGAAKFGEQRFKGKNVSDIRVKLNPKDEKKYRRAYNLSGIRRCYMFSMTKEK; translated from the coding sequence ATGATTAAGTTATTCAAGTTTAAAGATGCTAAAGAATATTATGAATCTTTAGGAGACGATTTAGTTAAAGGAAGAAACGAGAAATTTCAAAACAAAGAAAAACCGCTGTGGTTCAATGTGGGGTATTGGAAAGACTCTGAATCTTTTGAAGATGCCTGTAAAAATTATGCTGATAATTTATTCGATTTTGGGGATTTAAAAGATGATTGTGATATTCTTGATGTAGGTTATGGCTTTGGAGTGCAAGATATTCATTGGGCAAAAAAACATAATATTAAGAGCATAAAAGGAGTTAATATCTCTCCAACTCAGGTTAGAGTTGCTAGAGAACTTGTCGAAGAATCAGGATTGTCTGATGTTATAGATCTTAGAGAAGGGGATGCTGTTTCTCTGGATTTTGAAGATAAAAGTTTTGATGCTGTAATAGCCTTGGATTGTGCATATCACTTTACAACGAGAAAGGATTTTCTAAAAGAAGCATCCAGAGTGTTAAAGCCTGGTGGTAAGTTAGTTTTCACAGATATGATGCCGATAAAGGAAAAAAACAGCAGATTTGGTAATTATCTTTTAAAACTGAATGCTATTCCTAAAGAAAATTTTTATCCCAAAGAACATCTGATATCATTTGCAAAGTCCATAGGATTTGATGATGCAAAATTTGAAGATATTAGTCAATGGGTTTTTCAAGGTGCTGCAAAGTTTGGAGAACAAAGGTTCAAAGGCAAGAATGTTTCTGATATTCGTGTGAAACTGAATCCAAAGGATGAAAAAAAATATAGAAGAGCTTACAATCTTTCTGGGATTAGAAGATGTTATATGTTTTCTATGACTAAAGAGAAATAG
- a CDS encoding transcription termination/antitermination NusG family protein has protein sequence MSQKGEALFYIYSIFYFSYVNQLIQIDKPMSKNFKSGWYVLYVQLCHEKKVHNLLEENQLESFLPMIKTVREWSDRKKTIFKLLFLSYFFVKVSSSLEHHKSLSVDGAYRYVHFG, from the coding sequence GTGAGCCAAAAAGGCGAAGCCTTGTTTTATATCTACTCCATCTTTTATTTTTCTTATGTTAATCAACTTATTCAAATAGATAAGCCTATGTCAAAAAATTTTAAATCTGGTTGGTATGTTCTTTATGTACAATTATGCCACGAGAAAAAAGTTCATAACCTTTTAGAAGAAAATCAATTAGAATCTTTTCTGCCAATGATTAAAACCGTAAGGGAATGGAGTGATCGAAAAAAAACGATATTTAAACTTCTTTTTCTATCTTACTTTTTTGTAAAGGTCAGTTCATCTTTAGAACACCATAAATCACTTTCTGTAGATGGTGCCTATAGATATGTGCATTTTGGTTAA
- a CDS encoding chlorinating enzyme, translated as MKIDLTAEEKKKFFEQGFIGPFKLYEPKEAKNIFKQIRIKSADTSNTLHNNPLNYDRHFDISELTNHICHPGIVDRLSSIMGEDVILWRMEYFPKYPGSKGTEWHQVQDYSYATGKPQLIPTDTTSGIPFDLTVWTCFTESTRKNGCLKLMPGSHNKMFFDETKKPSEGRNKLYTAVDSDTGFYGYNFSDFKVDNNWQPDESKAVVMEMEPGECVIFSARCMHSSFPNTSERSTRFAVACRYVQSHVKVYPDTNEFRAHGSDFDLSRWGCVQVSGVDKYGHNKFRTDNNLGQPFPVLEPTK; from the coding sequence ATGAAAATTGATTTAACAGCAGAAGAAAAAAAGAAATTCTTTGAACAAGGATTTATAGGGCCTTTTAAACTTTATGAGCCTAAAGAAGCAAAAAACATTTTTAAGCAAATCAGAATTAAAAGTGCAGACACTTCCAATACTCTTCATAATAACCCACTTAACTATGATCGGCATTTTGATATATCGGAGCTAACAAATCATATATGTCATCCAGGCATTGTAGATAGGTTAAGTAGTATTATGGGCGAAGATGTAATTTTATGGAGGATGGAATACTTTCCTAAGTATCCTGGTAGTAAGGGGACCGAGTGGCATCAAGTACAGGATTATAGTTATGCTACAGGTAAACCTCAACTTATTCCTACAGATACAACATCGGGGATACCTTTTGATCTTACTGTTTGGACTTGTTTTACAGAATCTACAAGAAAAAATGGTTGTTTAAAATTAATGCCAGGGTCACATAATAAAATGTTTTTTGATGAAACCAAGAAACCAAGCGAAGGAAGGAATAAATTATATACCGCAGTAGATTCTGATACTGGTTTTTATGGGTATAATTTTTCTGATTTTAAGGTAGACAATAATTGGCAACCAGATGAATCCAAAGCTGTAGTTATGGAAATGGAACCTGGAGAATGTGTTATTTTTTCTGCAAGATGTATGCATTCTTCTTTCCCTAATACTTCAGAAAGATCAACTAGATTCGCAGTAGCCTGTCGTTATGTACAAAGTCATGTTAAAGTATATCCCGATACTAACGAATTTAGAGCTCATGGCTCTGATTTTGATTTAAGTAGATGGGGATGTGTCCAAGTAAGTGGAGTGGATAAATATGGCCATAATAAATTTAGAACAGATAATAATTTAGGGCAACCATTTCCTGTTTTGGAGCCAACAAAATAA
- a CDS encoding acyltransferase domain-containing protein codes for MKSHFLTIPYQSISQLPAISKECIEFLDNNQSLTLDEITNSFFSAFHTAKNKIIVSIDEGNNEVLNKLRCIEEGNYSSVSIYPEFNTVERKKKAFLFTGGGSQYPKMGKELYDNETVFREAIDRCAEIAMNYLEHDIRKVMFSGKTTKKGKLINRIDYMQMALFSYEYAMFSLWSSTGVKPDIVIGHSIGEIIASCVAGIFSLEDAIKLTCLSGQLVENYTKKGQMAVVQGEENVVRGFIKDYKTTIGIAVINSPLQTVISGELNNLKKVLNDLNKSGFETKILKISHAFHSPLMIPALEPYISLIKSIKIKTPSIKMVSCITGEEVDSKVLSIEYWIGHLINPVKFSKGFKKIKTYDIDTFIEVGPNPVLLGIIDEHPDFEADILQISSADMDEPCKFYNSIKKWIVEGGSVDDTSIYKDVIIDIEKFEDFFNNLSKIINTTESNENDALEVNCIKNNVQVRSIVKEEIGSILSIVDLENLPIQKPLKELGLNSIKALKLVKNLSKILHQNITVSNLFDYPTVTSLANFIVSDVNKKTVNVSRIQDKNTDSNVKQYIDEINNMSLDELELELEKELDLLGL; via the coding sequence ATGAAAAGTCACTTCCTCACCATACCATATCAATCAATTTCTCAATTACCAGCTATTAGCAAGGAATGCATTGAGTTTTTAGATAATAATCAATCATTAACATTAGATGAGATTACTAATAGTTTTTTTTCAGCTTTTCATACTGCTAAAAATAAAATAATTGTTTCAATTGACGAAGGTAACAACGAAGTTCTAAATAAACTGAGATGCATAGAAGAAGGTAACTATTCTTCCGTTTCTATCTATCCAGAGTTCAACACAGTAGAAAGAAAAAAGAAAGCCTTTTTATTTACAGGAGGAGGATCGCAATACCCAAAAATGGGAAAAGAATTATATGATAATGAGACTGTTTTTAGAGAAGCGATTGATCGATGCGCAGAAATTGCGATGAACTATTTGGAACATGACATTAGAAAAGTAATGTTTTCTGGTAAAACAACTAAAAAAGGAAAATTAATCAATAGGATTGATTATATGCAAATGGCATTATTCTCCTATGAATATGCAATGTTTTCTTTATGGAGTTCTACAGGAGTAAAACCAGATATAGTAATTGGACACAGTATTGGAGAGATTATAGCTTCTTGCGTAGCGGGAATTTTTTCTTTAGAAGATGCAATAAAACTAACTTGTTTGAGCGGTCAGCTAGTAGAAAATTACACTAAAAAAGGGCAGATGGCTGTCGTGCAAGGAGAAGAAAATGTTGTTAGAGGTTTTATTAAAGATTACAAAACAACAATAGGTATTGCAGTAATAAATAGTCCGTTACAAACTGTAATTTCTGGAGAGCTTAATAATCTTAAAAAAGTACTTAATGATCTTAATAAAAGTGGTTTTGAAACGAAGATTCTTAAAATCTCTCATGCTTTTCATTCTCCGTTAATGATTCCTGCTTTAGAACCTTACATTTCTTTAATTAAATCTATAAAAATTAAAACTCCAAGTATTAAAATGGTTAGTTGCATTACAGGTGAAGAAGTAGATAGTAAGGTGTTAAGTATAGAGTATTGGATTGGACATTTAATAAATCCGGTAAAATTCTCTAAGGGATTTAAAAAAATAAAAACCTACGATATAGATACTTTTATAGAAGTAGGCCCTAATCCAGTATTATTGGGCATCATTGATGAACATCCTGATTTTGAAGCTGATATTTTACAAATATCTTCAGCTGATATGGATGAACCCTGCAAATTTTACAATAGTATTAAAAAGTGGATTGTTGAAGGTGGAAGTGTTGATGATACATCTATTTATAAAGATGTAATTATTGATATTGAAAAGTTTGAAGACTTTTTTAATAACCTTTCTAAAATTATAAATACTACTGAGAGTAATGAGAATGATGCACTAGAGGTTAATTGTATTAAAAATAATGTACAAGTAAGATCGATTGTAAAAGAAGAAATAGGAAGTATTCTTTCTATTGTAGATTTAGAAAACTTACCAATTCAAAAACCATTAAAAGAGCTAGGATTAAACTCTATTAAAGCTTTAAAACTAGTTAAAAACCTTTCTAAAATATTACATCAAAATATAACGGTTTCTAATCTGTTTGATTACCCAACTGTAACTTCTTTGGCAAATTTTATAGTATCAGATGTAAATAAAAAAACAGTTAATGTTTCCAGAATTCAAGATAAAAATACGGATAGTAATGTCAAGCAATATATTGATGAAATTAATAATATGAGCTTGGATGAACTAGAACTTGAGTTAGAAAAAGAACTCGATTTACTGGGATTGTAA
- a CDS encoding thioesterase II family protein, with amino-acid sequence MSVTLICLHYGGGNRFSFLKLKEFLDQSIEMKSLEIPGHGKRLNEPLLTDLELIAKDVFEQIKPILDDNEYILYGHSLGGTVLFLVTRLLQTNNFKMPGHLIVSGCKGPKFNHVRSSTCHLLNDEDFKLELKKLGGFPKEALENDELLTFFLPILRADFKAIETYQYKTEEPFKVPITVLSGLNENITLEELESWKDETALSLDFLQFPGHHFFILERFKEIGEIINDISKNKLSESRAIIL; translated from the coding sequence ATGTCGGTTACATTAATTTGCCTGCACTACGGAGGAGGAAATCGTTTTAGTTTTCTTAAGCTAAAAGAATTTTTGGATCAGTCAATAGAAATGAAATCTCTTGAAATTCCGGGACATGGAAAAAGATTGAATGAACCATTACTTACAGATTTAGAATTAATTGCTAAAGATGTTTTTGAACAAATCAAACCTATTTTAGATGATAATGAATATATCTTATATGGTCACAGTCTTGGAGGTACAGTACTATTTCTTGTAACTAGATTGTTACAAACAAACAATTTTAAAATGCCTGGGCATTTGATAGTATCGGGATGTAAAGGTCCAAAATTTAATCATGTAAGATCTAGTACCTGTCATTTATTAAATGATGAGGATTTTAAATTAGAATTAAAAAAATTAGGGGGGTTTCCCAAAGAAGCGTTGGAGAATGATGAGTTGCTAACATTTTTTCTTCCGATACTTCGAGCAGATTTTAAAGCTATTGAAACATACCAATATAAAACAGAAGAACCTTTTAAAGTCCCAATTACGGTCCTATCCGGGTTAAACGAAAATATAACTCTAGAAGAATTGGAAAGTTGGAAAGATGAGACAGCTCTTTCCTTAGATTTTTTACAGTTTCCTGGGCATCATTTCTTTATTCTAGAAAGGTTTAAAGAAATAGGAGAGATTATAAATGATATCTCAAAAAATAAACTTTCAGAGAGTAGGGCTATAATCTTATAA
- the tnpA gene encoding IS200/IS605 family transposase, producing the protein MSGQRVNGHTVSRLTVHIVWSTKYRYAVLIGDVQRKCRELLIQVCDAEGVQILKGVVSKDYVHMHIEYRPSQDISSLVKKLKERSSRRLQQEFPELHKRYWGRHFWAIGFGCWSTGNITDTMVNEYLKHHRKSGNDSGNFILE; encoded by the coding sequence ATGTCAGGACAAAGGGTAAATGGTCATACAGTATCGAGGCTTACCGTACATATAGTATGGAGTACCAAATATAGGTATGCCGTTTTAATTGGAGATGTTCAAAGAAAGTGTAGGGAGCTTTTGATCCAGGTTTGTGATGCAGAAGGTGTTCAAATTCTTAAGGGAGTTGTAAGCAAAGACTATGTTCATATGCATATAGAATATCGTCCTTCCCAAGATATCAGTAGTTTGGTAAAAAAGCTAAAGGAAAGGAGTTCAAGACGGCTTCAACAAGAATTTCCTGAACTGCACAAGCGTTACTGGGGCAGGCATTTTTGGGCTATAGGTTTTGGATGTTGGAGTACTGGTAATATTACTGATACTATGGTGAACGAGTATTTAAAGCATCACAGGAAGTCCGGCAATGACAGTGGGAACTTCATACTTGAGTGA